The DNA window GAGCTAACTACAGAGACCAACGCCGATAAACTTGACCCAACAGAATGGGATGTTATTTTCCGCGTCGGCCCGCAGCGAGATTCCAGCCTGATCGCACGTAAGGTGGGAGAAGTAAAAGATATTTTGGTTGCCAGCCCTGAATATCTGGCTGCAAACCCGAAACCCGAGCACGCTGAAGAACTTTCAAACCATGCACTGCTAAAGGGCTACCCGCTAATCAAATGGACGTTAAAGAACAGCAACGGTGAGTCTGTCGTCAACGTTGATCGCGCTCGTTTTCAAGCTAACGCTTTAAACGTTGTTCGAAGTGCCTGCTCTGAGGGCTTGGGCATAACACTGATGCCAAATGTTATGATTATGGAGTTCATCGAAAGTGGCGACCTAATCCGCGTGTTACCCGACTGGAGCGCAAACCCTCGAGATATTTATATGCTCTACAACCACAAGGATCATCTTCCGGAAAAGGTACGACTTTTCATCGACTACGTGATTGCTTACAACATTCAATAGATATTTTGATTGATGACAAGAGTAAATGACCATCTTCTGCAGTCAGTAATTTATCTCTTAAACAAAAAAACCAGAGCACAAGCTCTGGTTTTTTTGTTCGATATATTGCTAATTAAGCGCCTTCATTGTGAAGTTCTAGGTTAGCAAGATCTTGCTGGATTTCTCGTTGAGTCTTTGCATCGTCATTACGCACTCCATCAAGGAAGTCTAAATACTGCTGATCAATATCGCCTGTTACGTATTCACCATTAAATACTGACGTGTCAAACTGAGTAATGTCTTGGTTACCTACACCCACAGCTTCAACCAAATCTTCCAGCTTTTGATAGATCAACGCATCCGCACCAATCTGCTGACAGATAGTCTCGTTGTCCCGGCCGTGAGCAATGAGCTCAGTTGCGCTTGGCATATCAATGCCGTAAACGTTCGGGAATCGTACCTCTGGCGCGGCGGAAACCAAGTAGACTTTATTCGCACCTGAATCACGCGCCATCTCAATGATCTGTTCTGAAGTCGTACCACGCACGATAGAGTCATCGACCAATAGGACATTCTTATCTTTAAACTCAGAACGAATCGCGTTCAGTTTGCGACGGACTGATTTCTTACGCTGCTGTTGACCCGGCATAATAAACGTACGACCAACGTAGCGGTTTTTCACAAAGCCTTGACGGTATGGTTTACCGATCGCCTGCGCTATCTCTAGAGCAGAATCACACGAGGTTTCTGGGATTGGGATTACGACATCAATTTCTAAATCCGCATAGTCTTCACGAATACGTTCACCAAGTTTACGACCCATTTCTAGACGAGCGCTATACACCGAAATCTTATCGATAAATGAATCAGGACGAGCAAAGTAAACAAACTCAAAAATACATGGGTTGAGTTTTGGATTGTCGGCACACTGCTTGGTAAACAACTTGCCATCAAATGTTACATAAACCGCTTCTCCTGGGGCAACGTCACGTACGAAATCAAAACCAACTGCATCAAGTGCAACAGATTCAGACGCTACCATATATTCAGTTGTGCCTTTGATTTCACGTTTGCCTAAACAAAGCGGTCGAATACCGTGAGGATCACGGAATGCAATCATACCATGGCCGATGATCATAGCAGTGACGGCATAAGCGCCACGAACTGTACGATGGACGTTTGTCACAGCGCGGAATACATCTTCTGCCGTGACATTCCCTTTAACTGAATCGATCTCGTGTGCAAGGACATTGAGCAGCACTTCTGAATCTGATGTTGTATTGATATGGCGGCGGTCTTTTTCAAACAGTTTTTGGCGAACTTCGTTAGCGTTCGTCAAGTTACCGTTATGAGCAAGAGAAATACCGAATGGCGAGTTTACGTAGAAAGGCTGAGCTTCTGAAGCACTTGAACTGCCAGCGGTCGGGTAGCGAACATGGCCAATACCAACATCGCCTTGCAAACGCTGCATATGTCTTGCTTCGAACACATCCTTGACTAAACCGTTCGCCTTGCGCAGACGAAAACGATTGCTTTCTATGGTACAAATACCCGCTGCATCTTGGCCACGATGCTGTAACACCGTTAACGCGTCATAAATAGACTGGTTTACAGGGGTTGTGCCCACGATTCCAACAATACCACACATGTCCTAATCCTCGATTTGCGACAGTAGCTGGCACTACCGGAGAGTGCCAGAAAGAAAACTTGACGTTGCTTGTAAATGCTCAAAGAAAGGGGCAATGATACGGCTGAACTCTGGGATCAACTGTGATGATTTCCACCAATCCGAGCTTGGGAATGCAGTAAACGCATCCATAAAAAACAGCACCGCAGAAACAATTAAGACTCCGCGTAAACCACCAAATACCACACCAAGAATTCGGTCAGTACCCGACAGCCCTGTTTTCTGTACCAGTTGGCCAATGACATAATTCACCACTGCACCAACGATTAAAGTTGCGACAAATAGTGCCGCTATCGCAGCTCCGTTACGAAACATTTCGTCTTCGATATTGGAGAAATACACCGCCAATTTAGCGTAGTAGTTACTGGAGATAAAAAAGGCTCCAAACCAAATCACTAACGACAACGCTTCTTTAGCAAAACCGCGAACTAAACTGATCAAAGCTGAAAACCCGATCACCCCTAAAATGATAAAATCTATCCAATTCATACTTTCTTCATCTTAAGTTGGCGCGCATTTTAACAGAAAAAATGCCGACGCAAACGTTTTTCTTATGGATTTAACGGCTTAAATTTGAGCAATTGACCTTTTGAGCCGGTAATTTTTTGTAATTCCTGAACTTGTCGTTCCAGTTTACTTTTTGACACATCCGGACCAACAATCACACGAGTGAAGCCATTCTCTTTTTTGGTGTGAGCCTGATAACCACGCTTTTGCAGATCTGCTACTAATGCGACTGCATTGTTGTGATTCTTCAGCGCCATCAATTGAATGATCCATGCAGAATCTTCATATTGATTTTTTTCCGCAACCGGACGCGGAGTCACATCAACCACATCCGGTTGCTGAACTTCTTGCACCTGAGCCGCAGGCTCTTGCTTTGGTTCTGGCTTAGTGGCAGCAATCTGAGTCTCACCTGACTCCTGTACTACCATCTCTACTGGTGAATCTGGTAACACGATATCATCTTCAACAGGCTCTAATATCTCGAAGTTTTCCACATCGCTATCAAGCTCAGGTTTGATAGGAATGCTGGCAAATTCTTCTTTGTAGTGAAGTTTTTTACCATCTAGCACATCGGGAAGTACGATAACCCCCACCGCAACCAGAATGATAGTGCCGACTAGACGACTCTGAAATTTACTTGCCATCAAATTACCTTGTTTAATTATTACCTTTGCTTACTTCATGAATACTTTGCCAATGTTCCAACACCTCACCCACGGTATGGAAAGAACCAACGACCAAGATAACGTCATTCTGACCAGCACTCTCTTTCGCGCTTTCAAACGCGTCTACTGGTGCTTGGTACTGAGCCTGCCCATGAGGCAAATATCGACATAACTCTTCTGCAGTCGCTGCTCGTGGTCCGGTAAGCGATGCTGGGTACCACTTCGTCGCTATAGGGGCTAATGCACCAAGCGTAGCTTTAATATCTTTATCGTGGAGCATCGCAACCACGACGTGAATATCCTTATCAGAATACTGATGCTTCACCTTTTCTACCAAATATTCAGCAGAGTGGGGGTTGTGAGCAACATCAAGCACGATTTCTGGCTCACTCTGCAAAATCTGCATGCGACCTGAGAGTCGAGCATTATTCAGGCCATTCACGATATTGATGTCAGTAATTTGCAATTCTGAAGCGCCAAGCGCCATTAACGCGGTTGCTGCATTTGGCAAAGGTAGCGATGGCACAGGGAGGTCTTCGAGAGCAAAAGCACCACTTGACCACTGCCATCCCTTTTCCGTTAACTTATAGTTAAACTGAATGCCGACCTGGAAAAAGTCTGCGCCAATATCATCGGCATGCGCAGCAACAGTAGAAGGTGGAGTTGGTTGGCCACAGATAGCCGGCTTACCCGCACGGTAAATACCCGCTTTTTCGAAGCCAATTACGTTGATGTCATCACCAAGCCAGTCGACATGGTCAACCGCTAAACTGGTAATAACGGATACATCGTGATCAACAACATTTGTTGCGTCTAAACGACCACCCAGACCAACTTCAAGTAAAACGACATCCACTTTTTCGGTCTGAAATATACGCAGCGCTGCAAGAGTGCCGAATTCAAACAGACTTAAACTGATGTCTCCACGCTGCTTTTCTATATAGTCGAATGCGTGACAGTGCTTTGCATCCTCTACATCAACGCCATTAATACGCACGCGCTCATTGTATCGAATAAGATGCGGGGAGCTATATACACCGACGGAGTAGCCGGCATCTAGTAGAATAGCTTCCATCAACGCGCACGTTGAGCCTTTACCATTGGTTCCGGCAACAGTAATAACTGTTGGAGCTGGTTTGGTGAGATTGGCTTTACTTGCTACCGCTTGGACGCGGTCTAAGCCTAGGTCGATGGCTGAGGAATGAATATTTGTTAAATAATCAAGCCACATCTCTAAAGAGGATGTGGCTTGAGGTATTGGGTTTTGGGTCATCTAACTTTAACCATTAATTCTTTGGTTTTATGTTAGCTGGTACTTTACCCTTTTTCGTCCGCTTCTGGTACAGAATATGGCTCTTCATTTGGAGATTCGTTAACCGAAACAACCAAAGGAGACTTATGGTTAGTCATCTTAGCAATAAGACCACCGACACGCTGGCGCATTTCACGGCGATCAACAATCATATCGATTGCACCGTGCTCAAGCAGGAACTCACTGCGCTGGAAGCCTTCAGGAAGATCTTCTCGTACAGTTTGCTCGATTACACGACGACCCGCAAAGCCGATCAGTGCTTTAGGTTCACCAATGTTGATATCACCAAGCATAGCCAGACTTGCAGATACGCCGCCCATTGTCGGGTCAGTCAGTACAGAAACGAAAGGCAGGCCTTTTTCAGATAGACGCTCTAACGCTGCACTGGTTTTCGCCATTTGCATCAGAGACATCAATGCCTCTTGCATACGTGCGCCGCCACTTGCAGAGAAACAAACGAGTGCACAGTTGTTTTCGATGGCAGCTTCTACCGCTTTGACGAAACGAGCACCAACAACAGAGCCCATTGAACCGCCCATAAATGAGAATTCAAACGCACAAGCTACCAGTGGCATTCCTAGTAGTTCACCCTGCATCACGACCAAGGCGTCTTTTTCGCCACTACTCTTTTGTGCAGCAGAGATACGCTCTTTGTAGCGCTTAGAGTCTTTAAACTTCAGTTTGTCCTGAGGCTCAAGCTCTGACGCCAGTTCAACACGATGACCTTCATCCAAAAATGTTTCCAGACGTCGACGCGCTTTCATACGCATGTGATGGTTACACTTCGGACAAACTTCTAAATTACGCTCCAGCTCAGCATGGTAAAGAACCTGCTCACAAGAGGTACATTTTGTCCACACACCTTCTGGGATAGAAGCTTTACGTGAACTAACAAGATTGCTTTTTTCTAAAATCTTTTCAAGCCAACTCATGGAAGACCTTTTCTATCAACTCTTCCGCTTCATTGCGAAAGATATAAATTCATAATAACACCGACGGATTAAACCATATCTTGCCGCTACTGTAGATAAAAAACTGGTTGTACCTATTTTTCATCTCATTAATAACGCGACATTTTCGATGACGTCCAGTCTAAACTATCAATATTTTGAAGCGACTTTATGACTTTAGTTCAAATTATCTGGTAAAAACAACGGACCAACCGGAACACTAGGTAAATCAAATTCTGCCGGATAATCCACATCTACCAGATACAACCCCTCTGCTTTTGCGGTAGCGCCTGCCAGTTTGCGATCTTTGGCGTCTAACAGCCACTTTATCCACTCAGGTTCTTCTTCACCGCGCCCTACTTTAATTAAGCTGCCTGTTATATTACGAACCATGTGATGAACAAACGCGTTTGCTTTAATATCAATGACAACATAATCACCATGACGGGTCACGTTCAGGTGCATCATATTGCGACAAGGGCTGAGGGATTGACAGTGCGCGGCGCGAAATGAAGAGAAATCATTTTCTCCCAGTAAGAACTGCCCTGCTTCGTGCATTTTCTTCTCATCCAACTCACCGTGATAGTGACTTACACCTGAGCTTAAGATACCCGGACGTAATGCATGATTGAAAATAATGTAGCGGTAACGGCGCGCTGTAGCGGAGAATCTTGCGTGGAAGTCATCGGAAACTTCTTGAGCCCATCGAACAGCGATATCGCTTGGCATATTAGCATTCGCGCCCATCGTCCAGGCGACCATTTTTCGATTTACGTTAGTATCAAAGTGAACAACTTGTCCTGTACCGTGAACGCCTGCATCAGTTCGTCCCGCACATTGTACTTCTACAGGGTGGTTTGCAACGATGGACAACGCTTTTTCCAGTTCTTCCTGGACACTTTTTA is part of the Vibrio sp. B1FLJ16 genome and encodes:
- the folC gene encoding bifunctional tetrahydrofolate synthase/dihydrofolate synthase encodes the protein MTQNPIPQATSSLEMWLDYLTNIHSSAIDLGLDRVQAVASKANLTKPAPTVITVAGTNGKGSTCALMEAILLDAGYSVGVYSSPHLIRYNERVRINGVDVEDAKHCHAFDYIEKQRGDISLSLFEFGTLAALRIFQTEKVDVVLLEVGLGGRLDATNVVDHDVSVITSLAVDHVDWLGDDINVIGFEKAGIYRAGKPAICGQPTPPSTVAAHADDIGADFFQVGIQFNYKLTEKGWQWSSGAFALEDLPVPSLPLPNAATALMALGASELQITDINIVNGLNNARLSGRMQILQSEPEIVLDVAHNPHSAEYLVEKVKHQYSDKDIHVVVAMLHDKDIKATLGALAPIATKWYPASLTGPRAATAEELCRYLPHGQAQYQAPVDAFESAKESAGQNDVILVVGSFHTVGEVLEHWQSIHEVSKGNN
- the purF gene encoding amidophosphoribosyltransferase, with protein sequence MCGIVGIVGTTPVNQSIYDALTVLQHRGQDAAGICTIESNRFRLRKANGLVKDVFEARHMQRLQGDVGIGHVRYPTAGSSSASEAQPFYVNSPFGISLAHNGNLTNANEVRQKLFEKDRRHINTTSDSEVLLNVLAHEIDSVKGNVTAEDVFRAVTNVHRTVRGAYAVTAMIIGHGMIAFRDPHGIRPLCLGKREIKGTTEYMVASESVALDAVGFDFVRDVAPGEAVYVTFDGKLFTKQCADNPKLNPCIFEFVYFARPDSFIDKISVYSARLEMGRKLGERIREDYADLEIDVVIPIPETSCDSALEIAQAIGKPYRQGFVKNRYVGRTFIMPGQQQRKKSVRRKLNAIRSEFKDKNVLLVDDSIVRGTTSEQIIEMARDSGANKVYLVSAAPEVRFPNVYGIDMPSATELIAHGRDNETICQQIGADALIYQKLEDLVEAVGVGNQDITQFDTSVFNGEYVTGDIDQQYLDFLDGVRNDDAKTQREIQQDLANLELHNEGA
- the accD gene encoding acetyl-CoA carboxylase, carboxyltransferase subunit beta, encoding MSWLEKILEKSNLVSSRKASIPEGVWTKCTSCEQVLYHAELERNLEVCPKCNHHMRMKARRRLETFLDEGHRVELASELEPQDKLKFKDSKRYKERISAAQKSSGEKDALVVMQGELLGMPLVACAFEFSFMGGSMGSVVGARFVKAVEAAIENNCALVCFSASGGARMQEALMSLMQMAKTSAALERLSEKGLPFVSVLTDPTMGGVSASLAMLGDINIGEPKALIGFAGRRVIEQTVREDLPEGFQRSEFLLEHGAIDMIVDRREMRQRVGGLIAKMTNHKSPLVVSVNESPNEEPYSVPEADEKG
- a CDS encoding LysR family transcriptional regulator; the encoded protein is MKLDDLNLFRLVVENGSYTATSRKTMIPVATITRRIQALEDSVNLRLLNRHARKLSLTEAGERFFKECSPLLEKLASTAEEITDDCHGASGRIKISAPSNLTKRMIMPMFNGFMRQYPDINIELTTETNADKLDPTEWDVIFRVGPQRDSSLIARKVGEVKDILVASPEYLAANPKPEHAEELSNHALLKGYPLIKWTLKNSNGESVVNVDRARFQANALNVVRSACSEGLGITLMPNVMIMEFIESGDLIRVLPDWSANPRDIYMLYNHKDHLPEKVRLFIDYVIAYNIQ
- the truA gene encoding tRNA pseudouridine(38-40) synthase TruA; the protein is MRIALGIEYNGTNYFGWQRQRDVKSVQEELEKALSIVANHPVEVQCAGRTDAGVHGTGQVVHFDTNVNRKMVAWTMGANANMPSDIAVRWAQEVSDDFHARFSATARRYRYIIFNHALRPGILSSGVSHYHGELDEKKMHEAGQFLLGENDFSSFRAAHCQSLSPCRNMMHLNVTRHGDYVVIDIKANAFVHHMVRNITGSLIKVGRGEEEPEWIKWLLDAKDRKLAGATAKAEGLYLVDVDYPAEFDLPSVPVGPLFLPDNLN
- a CDS encoding SPOR domain-containing protein, coding for MASKFQSRLVGTIILVAVGVIVLPDVLDGKKLHYKEEFASIPIKPELDSDVENFEILEPVEDDIVLPDSPVEMVVQESGETQIAATKPEPKQEPAAQVQEVQQPDVVDVTPRPVAEKNQYEDSAWIIQLMALKNHNNAVALVADLQKRGYQAHTKKENGFTRVIVGPDVSKSKLERQVQELQKITGSKGQLLKFKPLNP
- a CDS encoding CvpA family protein; protein product: MNWIDFIILGVIGFSALISLVRGFAKEALSLVIWFGAFFISSNYYAKLAVYFSNIEDEMFRNGAAIAALFVATLIVGAVVNYVIGQLVQKTGLSGTDRILGVVFGGLRGVLIVSAVLFFMDAFTAFPSSDWWKSSQLIPEFSRIIAPFFEHLQATSSFLSGTLR